One window of Camelus dromedarius isolate mCamDro1 chromosome 18, mCamDro1.pat, whole genome shotgun sequence genomic DNA carries:
- the TPX2 gene encoding targeting protein for Xklp2, with protein sequence MSQLTTSYSYDAPTDFINFTSLNDEEDTQNIDSWFEEKANLENKFPGKNGTGGLFQGKTPLRKANLHQDFTPLRPVDNTYNKEAEKENLVEESIPSNAYSSVKVKGTTTRNTTAQPQRRSLRLSAQKNLEQKEKHHVKMKAKRCATPVIINEIPPPKKMKVSQNKKKAKEEEESNAHQDISEKNESSPEKAKTRHTVPCIPPVRQKILQSTEEQELEKRKKMQQEVMEMRKKNEEFKKFALSGAGHPVKKSVSQVTKSVDFHFRTDERIKQHPKNQEEYKEVNFTSELRKHPQSPARVAKGCTIVMPFNLSQGKKRTFDETASKYVPLAEQVEAFHKRTPNRYHLRSKKDDITLLPSKSVAKICRDPQTPVLQTKQRARPVTCKSAADLEAEELEKLQQYKFKAQELDPRILEGGPILPKKPPVKPPTQPIGFDLEIEKRIQERESKKKLEDEHFEFHSKPCPTKILEDVVGVPEKKVLPITVPKSPAFALKNRIRMPTKEDEEEEEPVVIKAQPVPYFGMPFKPQIPVGRTVEICPFSFDSRDKERQLQKEKKIKELQKGEVPKFKALPLPHFDTINLPEKKVKNTTQVEPFCLETDRRGALKAQTWKHQLEEELKQQKEAACFKARPNTVISQEPFVPKREKKSFTEGLVQETFQLATEKRAKERQELEKRMAEVEAQKAQQLEEARQQEEEQQKEELARLRKELVHKANPIRRYQGVEVKSSDQPLTVPVSPKFSTRFHC encoded by the exons ATGTCACAACTTACAACCTCTTATTCCTATGATGCTCCCACGGACTTCATCAATTTTACATCTTTGAATGATGAGGAAGATACCCAAAACATAGATTCCTGGTTTG aggagaaggccAATTTGGAGAATAAGTTTCCTGGAAAGAATGGTACAGGAGGGCTTTTTCAGGGCAAAACTCCCCTGAGAAAGGCTAATCTTCACCAAGATTTCACACCTTTGAGACCAG TTGACAACACTTACAACAAAGAGGcggaaaaagaaaatctggtgGAAGAGTCCATTCCATCAAATGCTTATTCTTCTGTAAAAGTCAAAGGAACCACAACAAGAAATACTACAGCTCAGCCTCAGAG AAGATCTCTTAGACTCTCTGCTCAGAAGAatttggaacagaaagaaaaacatcatgtAAAAATGAAAGCCAAGAGATGTGCTACTCCTGTAATCATCAACGAAattccaccccccaaaaaaatgaaAGT ttctcaaaataaaaagaaggcaaaggaagaggaagaaagcaatGCTCATCAAGATATTTCCGAAAAGAATGAGTCTTCCCCAGAGAAAGCCAAGACCAGACATACTGTGCCGTGTATCCCACCTGTAAG GCAGAAGATTCTACAAAGTACTGAGGAGCAAGaattagagaagagaaaaaaaatgcagcaagAGGTGATGGAGATgcggaaaaagaatgaagaattcaAAAAATTTGCTCTTTCAGGAGCAG GGCACCCTGTGAAGAAATCGGTGAGCCAGGTGACCAAATCAGTTGACTTCCACTTCCGCACAGATGAGCGAATTAAACAACATCCTAAGAACCAGGAGGAGTATAAGGAAGTGAACTTTACATCTGAACTGCGAAAGCATCCTCAATCTCCT GCCCGAGTGGCTAAGGGGTGCACCATTGTTATGCCTTTCAACCTGTCCCAAGGGAAGAAAAGAACATTTGATGAAACAGCTTCTAAATATGTGCCCCTTGCAGAGCAGGTTGAAGCCTTCCATAAACGGACCCCTAACAGATACCACTTGAGGAGCAAGAAGGATGATATTA CTCTGTTACCCTCTAAATCTGTGGCCAAAATATGCAGAGACCCCCAGACTCCCGTACTGCAAACCAAACAGCGCGCAAGGCCTGTGACCTGCAAAAGTGCGGCGGATCTGGAGGCCGAGGAGCTCGAGAAACTGCAGCA ATACAAATTTAAAGCACAGGAACTTGATCCCAGAATTCTTGAAGGTGGTCCCATCTTGCCCAAGAAACCACCTGTGAAGCCACCCACTCAGCCTATTGGCTTTGATTTGGAAATTGAGAAGAGGATCCAGGAGCgagagtcaaagaagaaattggaGGATGAGCACTTTGAATTTCATTCCAAGCCTTGCCCTACTAAGATCTTGGAAGATGTTGTG GGTGTTCCTGAAAAGAAAGTACTTCCAATTACTGTCCCCAAGTCACCAGCCTTTGCTCTGAAGAACAGAATCAGAATGCCCACCAAAGAAGATGAG gaagaggaggagccagTAGTGATAAAAGCTCAACCTGTGCCGTATTTTGGGATGCCTTTTAAGCCCCAAATCCCAGTGGGAAGAACTGTGGAAATATGCCCTTTCTCTTTTGATTCTCGAGACAAAGAACGTCAGttacagaaggagaagaaaataaaagaactgcAGAAAGGGGAG gTGCCCAAGTTCAAGGCACTTCCTTTGCCTCATTTTGACACTATTAACCTGCCGGAGAAGAAGGTGAAGAACACAACTCAGGTTGAGCCTTTCTGCTTGGAGACTGACAGAAGGGGTGCTCTGAAGGCACAGACTTGGAAGCAccag ctGGAAGAAGAACTCAAACAGCAGAAAGAAGCAGCTTGTTTCAAGGCTCGTCCCAACACCGTCATCTCCCAGGAGCCCTTTGTTcctaagagagagaaaaaatccTTCACTG AGGGTCTAGTTCAGGAAACTTTCCAGCTGGCCACTGAGAAGAGGGCCAAGGAGCGGCAGGAGCTGGAGAAGAGAATGGCTGAGGTGGAAGCTCAGAAAgcccagcagctggaggaggccaggcagcaggaggaagagcagCAGAAGGAGGAGCTGGCCAGGCTACGGAAAGAACTG GTGCACAAGGCAAATCCAATACGCAGGTACCAGGGTGTGGAGGTCAAGTCAAGTGACCAGCCTCTGACCGTTCCTGTATCGCCCAAGTTCTCCACTCGATTCCACTGCTAA